Genomic segment of Deinococcus roseus:
AGGGTGACTCTGGGCGGGGTGCTTTTTCTCATGTCAGGTTTCTCCTGAAAAGGGATTTACAGTCTGGGCACATCCAGTTTTTCCTGGGCCTGGGACACCAGGGCGTGGCTGTTGTGGTTGACGGAGCCGTCTGGGGTGAGCTGGTCAATGAACTGGGGCAGGTTCTGGGCCACCAGACTGAGCAGTTCGTTGCGTTCCATGCCGGTCTGGTCTGCCACCTGATCGATGTTTTCTGACCCCAGAGCGGATTCCAGTTCGGGAACCGTGATCTGAGCGTTGCTTCCGGTGCTGACCCAGCTTCCCACGGCGTGTTTGGTGCTGTCGTTGCCCCGCTGCAGTTTGGAGAGCAGGTTTTCCAGCCCACCAGATTGCTGCAGAAGCATGAAAAGGATTTTGAGGATGGTCCCATTGTTGTTGAGCAACTGTCCAAGCGAGTCAAGAAGTCCCATAGGGTCAGTCTAGGAAGCCTGCTGCTGCGACTCTTGGAGGTTTTTTACATTTGCTGGCATCTTTCTCTTGAGGGTTTGCTCATCAAGCAGATCTTGCAGAACAGGTATGCTGAATCTGTCTTACATCTCGAAGTTTCTCCTTCTGTGCAGGGGTTCTGTGGTGTCCAGAGTTGTCCCGTTGAGGGTTCCCCCTAGACAAAAAACTGGATACGGCCTAAAATTATACTTAGTTCAATTATCTTAAGAGGAGATGACCTCATGAAAGTAAAAACCGCTGCCGTGATCGGGGCAGGAACCATGGGTGCGGCCATCGCGGCCCACCTCGCCAATGCTGGCATTCCCACCCTGCTGCTGGACATTGTGCTTCCTGACCAGAAAGACCGCAATTTCCTGGCCAAACAGGGCCTGGACCGTGCCCTCAAAGCCAGCCCTGCTGCCTTCATGGACAGGGACCGCGCCAAATTGATCAAAATTGGCAACCTGGAAGACAACCTGAAAGACCTTGCAAAGGTGGACTGGGTTGTGGAAGCCATCATTGAAAAACTGGATGCCAAAAAAGCCCTCTGGGAAAAACTCGATGGTCTGGTGAAACCCTCCACCATCGTTTCCAGCAACAGTTCGGGCATCCCCATGCACCTGCAAATTGAAGGCCGCAGCGATGCTTTCAAACGCCAGTTTGTGGGCACCCACTTCTTCAACCCGCCCAGATACCTGCACCTGCTGGAAGTGATCCCCACCCCCAGCACCGACCCTGAAGTGGTCCAGACCATCTCTGAATTCGGAGACAAAGTGCTCGGAAAAGGCATCGTGAATGCCAACGATGTGCCCGGTTTTGTGGCCAACCGCATCGGGGTGTATGGGATGGTGCGCACCCTCAAACACATGCACGACACGGGCCTCTCCATTGATGAGGTGGACGCCCTGACCGGACCCATCATGGGCCGTCCCAAGAGTGCCACCATGCGCACTGCAGATCTGACCGGACTGGACGTGCTGAGCCACGTTGCCGGAGATTTGCAGAAAGCCACCCCCGAAGATGAGGATTTCACCCTCACCCCCATGTTCCAGACCCTGATCCACAGCAAATGGCTGGGAGACAAAACGGGACAGGGCTTCTACAAAAAGGTCAAGGAAAACGGCAAGAGCGTGATCCTGACTTTAGAGCCTGAAACCATGGAGTACGTCAACAAGGGCAAAACCCGCCTTGCAGAACTGGAACCCCTCAAAGGCCTGCCTCTGCCAGAACGCATCAAGGGTTTGACCCAGCTGAATGGCAGGTACGGCGAATTCATGCGCAAGGTCATGATGGACACCTTCTGGTACTCTGCCAAGATGGCCGGAAATGTCTCCAACACTGTTGTGGACATTGACAACGCACTGAAGTGGGGTTTCGGCTGGGAACTGGGTCCTTTTGAAACCATGGACGTGCTGGGCGTGCAAAACGTGGTGGCCTACCTTGAGAAAGACGGCCGCACCCTGCCCCCCCTGCTGCAAGCCATGAAAGACAGTGGTCGCACCTCGTTCTATCAGGACGGTGAAGTGGTCGATGTCAAGGGACAGCCCGAAAAATACCAGGCCCCCTACATGATCCTCAAGGACCTCAAGAAAGATGCCACCAAAGTGGTCAAATCCCGCCCTGGAGCCAGCCTGCTGGACATTGGCGATGGGGTGCTGCTGCTGGAATTCCACAGCAAGATGAACAGCCTGGGTGAAGACGCCATTAATATGGTGTTCACAGCACACAAAATCATCGAGGAACAGGGCTTTGTGGGCCTCGTGATGGGCAACCAGGGTGACAACTTCAGTGCAGGAGCGAATTTGCCCCTGATCCTGCTGAACGCCCAGAACGGTGACTGGGACGAAATCGACATGGCGATCCGCCAGTTTCAGCGTGCCACCACCTCCCTGCGGTTCAGTCCCCATCCCACGGTGGTGGCCCCTTTCAATCTGGCCCTTGGTGGAGGATGCGAATTCTCCCTGCACGGCGACCACACCCAGGCCAGCGCAGAAACTTACATGGGTCTGGTGGAGGTCGGCGTGGGCCTGCTTCCCGGTGGTGGCGGAACCAAAGAAATGTACCTGCGTTTCGTGGACGAGCTGCCTGCCAATGCTCCTCTGCTGCCTGCCCTGCAACGTGCCTTTGAGACCATCGCACTGGCCAAAACCAGCACCAGCGCACTGGAAGCCAAAAAACTCGGTTACCTGCGCGACAGTGACGGCATCAGCATGAATCGGGACCGCCTGATTCAGGACGCCAAAGCCAAAGTGCTGGAACTCTCCCGCAACTACGTGGCCCCCACCCCCAGACAGGACATCCCCGTGATGGGCGAAAACGGCTACGCAGCCATCCAGAGCGCCCTTTACGGCATGGTGGAAGGTGGATTTGCCAGCGAACATGACCGTGAAGTCTCCCTGGCCGTGGCCCGTGTGCTCTGCGGTGGCCGCACCAACAACAGAAATGCCCGTGTGAGCGAGCAATTCCTGCTGGATCTGGAACGCGAGAACTTCCTGTACCTGTGCGGCAAGCGCAAGACGCAGGAAAGAATCGCTCATATGCTGAAAACAGGGAAGCCACTGAGGAATTGATGGGGGATTTGCCGAGGGCTGAGCGCCGAGCGCCGAGGGCAAAATGCTAGAGATGAAGCGACTGAGTGCAGAAGGATATTTTTCTTTCGAAGACTACGAAGTTTACCACCTCGCATTGGACCTTTCAGCACAGGTGTACAGGTTGACGGCTGGTTTTCCAGAAGTGGAACGGTTTGGTTTGACCAACCAATTGCGCAGGGCAGCAAACTCAATTGCCCTGAACATTGCGGAGGGGAGAGGCAGAGGAACAGACCGGGAGTTTGCAAGGTTCCTCCTGATCAGCAGAGGTTCGCTCTTTGAAGTGGTGAGCGGTTTTCATCTGGCGGTCAGGCTGGTATTTCTGCAGGAAGGAGAAGTCAGGGAGATGTTTCAAAAAGCCCATACGCTTTCAGGGAAACTCTCTGCACTTGTCCACAAGCTCTCGGCCCTCGGCTCTCGGCCCTCAGCCTGAACAAGGAGAAGTATTATGCGCGAAGCTGTCATCGTAAGCGCCGTCCGCACCCCCGTGGGCCGCGGCATCAAAGGAACTTTAGCGAACACCCGTCCAGACGATCTGGCTGCCCTTGTGCTTGAAGAAGCCGTCAAGCGTGCTGGAATCGACAAATCGCTGGTGGAAGACGTGTACCTGGGGTGTGCCATTCCCGAAGCGGAGCAGGGCCTGAACATTGCCCGTCTGGCTGCCTTGCGTGCAGGTTTTCCTGACACCACAGGGGGCGTGACCATCAACCGGTTCTGCTCCTCGGGTCTGCAGACCATTGCCATGGCAGGTGCTGCCATCCAGACCGGGCAGGCCGATGTGATGCTGGCTGGAGGCGTTGAGTCCATGAGCATGGTGCCCATGAGCGGACACAACCCCAGCCCCAACCCTTCCCTGATGGACACCCGTCCCGGTGCCTACATTGGCATGGGCCTGACGGCAGAGAACATTGCTGCCAAATACGGGATCAGCCGGGAAGACCAGGACAGATTTGCCCTGGCCAGCCACAGCAAAGCGGCAAAAGCCCAGGAAGAGGGCAAATTCAAAGACGAAGTGGTGCCTGTGCCTGTCCGTGTGGACAGATACAAGGGCACCAAAGTGGTCAGTGAAACCCTCCTCTTTGAGAACGACGAACTGATCCGCAAAGATGGCAGCCTGGAAACCATGGCTGGCCTGAAACCCGCCTTCAAGCAGGGTGGAAGTGTGACTGCAGGAAACGCCAGCCCTTTCAGCGATGGTGCTGCTGCCGTCCTGATCATGAGCCGCGAGAAAGCCGATGAACTTGGATTGCAGCCCATCGGGCGCTTCCTGGGTTTTGCTGTGGGTGGTGTGGAACCCGAGTACATGGGCATCGGTCCCATCAAAGCCGTGCCCAAAGTGCTGCAACAGGTGGGCCTCACCATCGATGACATCGACCTCTTCGAGCTGAACGAGGCTTTTGCTGCGCAGGCCCTGGCCGTGGTCCGTGAACTGGGCATCCCAGAAGAAAAACTCAACGTGAACGGCGGAGCCATTGCGCTGGGTCATCCCCTGGGTTGCTCTGGAGCCAAGCTCACCGCCACCATCCTGCACGAATTGAAACGCCGTGGAGGCAAGTATGGCGTGGTCACCATGTGCATCGGTGGAGGCATGGGGGCTGCAGGGGTTTTTGAGGCGTTGTAAGCAATAAAGATTTCTGCGGGTCAAGATCCCCCTGGCGTTCGAGGCTGTCCCCCTTATTAAGGGGGATTTCTCTTGTTGGACAGCAGAAAAGGTCCCTCAGCAGCTGGAGGGACCTTTAAAGCACATGGACCTGTCAAACCAGTTGCCGTGCTCCAAATTTGCGGGTGAACTCCTCCAGATACAGTTTGGGAATCTGCAGTTCTTTTTGCAGTTCCACATCTGAAGGAATGTGGTATCCCCAGGTGGCCCAGGTGGCTTTGGTGAAGCCGTTTTGCTGTGCCACCTGAATGTTGGGCAGGTTGTCGTCTATGAAAACAATCTGGTCTTTCTGGACGTTTTCAAAGAGGGCAATCTGGTTCAGGGCCTGAATCTTGTCTTTCTGGCTGCCGAAGATGTGCTCCTCAGGGATGTACACGCCCAGGCTTTTCAGGATGAGCTGGATGGAAGGGGTGTCCTTTGCAGACACGATGTAGAGCTTGTGGCTGCGGTTTTGCAGCACCTCCCCGATTCTGGGGTACAGGGTGTGCATGGCCAGCCAGCGTTCTTCGTGCTGGGTCTGGAAGGTCTGCCTGAGGGTTTCGAAATGGCTTTCAAAGCGGGCTTTAAGGGCAGCATCAATGCTGTCGTAATGGGTCTTGAAGTCTTCCTGGGTCTGAAAATCAATGTTTTCCTGCAGGAAGGGCACAATGAAATGTCCGTTGTGGCGCACAAAGTTGCGGTTGGCTGCAAAGCTGGCCTTGAAGGCATCAGGAATGCCGATCAACTGGCTTTCGTCCAGGTCAGAGGGGCTGTTCTGGTGCCAGGCATTCCAGGCAATCAGCAGGCATTCATTGAGTCCGTCGCAGATCACGCCATCAAAATCAAGGGCTAAAATCATGGGCATCCTTTCCAGAAAAAACCAGAGGCGCACAAGTGCACGCCTCTGGTTGTTGGGGTCTCAAACAATGATGGGTTCTGCGGGGTAGCCACCGTTGTGGTAGCTCTTCACGGCGCTGAAGACGGCTTTCATGAATTTGCCGCTCTCGCTGTAGTAGGAGCAGGTGATGATGTTCTTGTCGGTCACCACGTCTGCTTCGATCACGGTGGCTCCAGCGTTGACCACATCGTCCTTGAGGCCCACGTAGGCGCAGGTCAGTTTGTTGCGCAGCACGCCAGCGGAAACCATGATCCAGGGGCCGTGGCACAAACCTGCAACCACCTTGTTGGCCTCGTCCATGCTCTTGACGAAGTTCAGCACGCGTTTGTCCTGGCGCACACGGTCGGGGGCTTCGTGGCCGCCGGTCAGGATCACCACGTCGTATTTGTTCACAGCGTCTTCTGCAGCCAGATCGTTGAAGGAGATGTTGGGCAGGGAGCGCTTGTCCATGGGCACGGTGATGCCGTACTTGCCGGTCACCAGTTCGCCGTCTTTGGTGGCGATGTCCACTTCCCAGCCTTCTTCTTTGGCGCGGTAGTAGGTGTAAACGATGTCGTGGTCTTGAAATCCAGGTCCGGTGATGATGACAGCTTTGGGCATGATGTGTTCCTTTCGGTGCCTTAAAAAGGCAAGGTGAATGGGTTTGAAGTGTTTTGAGATGGGAGAATCAGTGGGGTGCGCTCAGCGGGATTTATCGTGTCTTGCGGATGCGCAGGCCCATCATGGGGGTGTCAATGCCTGTGGGGGTGGTGTGCTGCAAGTTGATCACCACGGGTCCGCCCAGCAGGTGGTCTTCGATGCCGAGTTTCACGAACAGGAAATCCTGAGCGCCGGGCTGCAGTTCTGCAAAGTCTTCAATGCTGAACAGGTAGCGCTGGTTTTCGTCTTCGGCCCTGAGCTTGCAGGAATAGTTGAAGCGGCTTTCGAAGGTTTGCATCTCGGGGAGGTTCAGGTCGAAACGCTGGGTGGTTTCGTACCCCATGGATTCCCTGCCATAAGCGTCTTTGATGCGCACCAGATCGAATTTGTTTCTGGGGTTTTCCACTTCAATCAGTTCCAGGTTCTCTGTGGCAGAAATGTTGCGGGTGGAGTGGAA
This window contains:
- a CDS encoding HAD family hydrolase — its product is MILALDFDGVICDGLNECLLIAWNAWHQNSPSDLDESQLIGIPDAFKASFAANRNFVRHNGHFIVPFLQENIDFQTQEDFKTHYDSIDAALKARFESHFETLRQTFQTQHEERWLAMHTLYPRIGEVLQNRSHKLYIVSAKDTPSIQLILKSLGVYIPEEHIFGSQKDKIQALNQIALFENVQKDQIVFIDDNLPNIQVAQQNGFTKATWATWGYHIPSDVELQKELQIPKLYLEEFTRKFGARQLV
- a CDS encoding YidB family protein; translation: MGLLDSLGQLLNNNGTILKILFMLLQQSGGLENLLSKLQRGNDSTKHAVGSWVSTGSNAQITVPELESALGSENIDQVADQTGMERNELLSLVAQNLPQFIDQLTPDGSVNHNSHALVSQAQEKLDVPRL
- a CDS encoding four helix bundle protein; its protein translation is MKRLSAEGYFSFEDYEVYHLALDLSAQVYRLTAGFPEVERFGLTNQLRRAANSIALNIAEGRGRGTDREFARFLLISRGSLFEVVSGFHLAVRLVFLQEGEVREMFQKAHTLSGKLSALVHKLSALGSRPSA
- a CDS encoding cupin domain-containing protein, producing MSLKNLPGNKFELTANDIDYITQSIAYSALKNESFQDDGYLDGLIEKPWGYEFRTYCDPFFDIWKLTIKPAQRTSVHCHPRKETILICLSGEGILASLDREEVISAGSYIHIDRGVFHSTRNISATENLELIEVENPRNKFDLVRIKDAYGRESMGYETTQRFDLNLPEMQTFESRFNYSCKLRAEDENQRYLFSIEDFAELQPGAQDFLFVKLGIEDHLLGGPVVINLQHTTPTGIDTPMMGLRIRKTR
- a CDS encoding DJ-1/PfpI family protein, translated to MPKAVIITGPGFQDHDIVYTYYRAKEEGWEVDIATKDGELVTGKYGITVPMDKRSLPNISFNDLAAEDAVNKYDVVILTGGHEAPDRVRQDKRVLNFVKSMDEANKVVAGLCHGPWIMVSAGVLRNKLTCAYVGLKDDVVNAGATVIEADVVTDKNIITCSYYSESGKFMKAVFSAVKSYHNGGYPAEPIIV
- a CDS encoding 3-hydroxyacyl-CoA dehydrogenase/enoyl-CoA hydratase family protein, with the protein product MKVKTAAVIGAGTMGAAIAAHLANAGIPTLLLDIVLPDQKDRNFLAKQGLDRALKASPAAFMDRDRAKLIKIGNLEDNLKDLAKVDWVVEAIIEKLDAKKALWEKLDGLVKPSTIVSSNSSGIPMHLQIEGRSDAFKRQFVGTHFFNPPRYLHLLEVIPTPSTDPEVVQTISEFGDKVLGKGIVNANDVPGFVANRIGVYGMVRTLKHMHDTGLSIDEVDALTGPIMGRPKSATMRTADLTGLDVLSHVAGDLQKATPEDEDFTLTPMFQTLIHSKWLGDKTGQGFYKKVKENGKSVILTLEPETMEYVNKGKTRLAELEPLKGLPLPERIKGLTQLNGRYGEFMRKVMMDTFWYSAKMAGNVSNTVVDIDNALKWGFGWELGPFETMDVLGVQNVVAYLEKDGRTLPPLLQAMKDSGRTSFYQDGEVVDVKGQPEKYQAPYMILKDLKKDATKVVKSRPGASLLDIGDGVLLLEFHSKMNSLGEDAINMVFTAHKIIEEQGFVGLVMGNQGDNFSAGANLPLILLNAQNGDWDEIDMAIRQFQRATTSLRFSPHPTVVAPFNLALGGGCEFSLHGDHTQASAETYMGLVEVGVGLLPGGGGTKEMYLRFVDELPANAPLLPALQRAFETIALAKTSTSALEAKKLGYLRDSDGISMNRDRLIQDAKAKVLELSRNYVAPTPRQDIPVMGENGYAAIQSALYGMVEGGFASEHDREVSLAVARVLCGGRTNNRNARVSEQFLLDLERENFLYLCGKRKTQERIAHMLKTGKPLRN
- a CDS encoding thiolase family protein — its product is MREAVIVSAVRTPVGRGIKGTLANTRPDDLAALVLEEAVKRAGIDKSLVEDVYLGCAIPEAEQGLNIARLAALRAGFPDTTGGVTINRFCSSGLQTIAMAGAAIQTGQADVMLAGGVESMSMVPMSGHNPSPNPSLMDTRPGAYIGMGLTAENIAAKYGISREDQDRFALASHSKAAKAQEEGKFKDEVVPVPVRVDRYKGTKVVSETLLFENDELIRKDGSLETMAGLKPAFKQGGSVTAGNASPFSDGAAAVLIMSREKADELGLQPIGRFLGFAVGGVEPEYMGIGPIKAVPKVLQQVGLTIDDIDLFELNEAFAAQALAVVRELGIPEEKLNVNGGAIALGHPLGCSGAKLTATILHELKRRGGKYGVVTMCIGGGMGAAGVFEAL